Part of the Halogeometricum sp. S3BR5-2 genome, TGGAAGAAGTCGCGCCACAGGAGTTCGAAGAGGAGCCAGTACGTCGACTCGTTGGCGACGCGTTCGTCCTCGTAGCGGCGCACCTCGCGTTCGACCGCGCGCGGCGAGAGACAGCCCTCGTTGAGCCACGGCGAGAGCTTCGAGGAGTAGTCGGCGCCGAGCATCCCGTTGCGCGTCTCCTTGTACTCGCGGAGGTGGTCGCCGCGCCAGAGGTACTGCTTCAGTCTGTCGCGGCCGGCGCCCTCCCCGCCGGGGAACGAGTGGACCGCCCGTTCGTCGGGCGTCGGGTCCGAGAGCGCCTCGTCCAGGTCGACCGGCGACGGAATCTCCCCGGCGGGGACGCGACCGCTCCCGACCGATGCCGGGGGCGAGGGCAGGTCCGGGACGCCGACCGGGTCGCGGACGGACGCCTCCGCCTCGACGGCCTTCCGGAACGGCGTGTACGTGTCGTCGACGGCGGTGAACGGCGTCGGGAGGTCGGCGACGTGATACAGCGTGTGCGTCCAGAAGCGGTGGACCGCGAGACCGCGGTCGCGCAGGGCGGCGGTCGCTCGGTTCTCGACGGCGACTTCCTCCGGCGCGGGAAGCGTCTGCGCGAACACCCGGTCGGCGTCGACCGCCGCGGCGAGTTCGGGGAGCACCTCCTCCGGGCGGCCGCGCCGGACGACGAGGCCGGACCCGCGCGCCGAGAGCGATTCGCGCAGGTCCGCGACGGACTCCCGACGGAAGCGGACGCGGTGGCTCCCCGTCTTGCGGAACCGAAAGGAGCGCTCGCCGCCGTACTCCCGGAGACCGTACTCGCGGGGGTCGAAACAGTACACCGGAATCAGGCGGTCGGCGTCGGCCGCGGCCGCCAGCGTCGGGTTGTCGCGGACCCGGAGGTCCCGTCGGAACCAGACGAGCGCCGTCTCGGTCATGTCGTCAGGTAGGTCGGCGGTCGCTTGAAACGCTCGCCGCCGGCGGTCGTTCGTCCCCGTTCGGTCCCGCTCAGTCCTCGTCGGCCGTCGCCGCCTCGAACTCGGGGGTGTCGTCCGCGCCGAACCGGTGGAACACCGAACTCCGCTGGTCCACCAGTTGGTACGTCGAGGAGACGACCAACAGGAGGAAGAACACGCCGCCCAGGACCGCCGGCCCCGCCGCCGAGAGCGTCGGGACGCCGATACCGGAGCCCAGTATCGAGAGCAGACCGAGCAGTCCGAGGCCGAGGTAGTACTCCGCCCAGGAGATGCCGTACTTCGGGACGACTTCCATGTACACCGTCACCTCGTCGGCCGCCTCGGCCAGGGCGACGGTTTTTCGGTCGCTGTCGTACGTCACGATACCTAGCTCGTCCAGTTTCGGCAGGTGCGTCTGGTGAAGCGAGACGTAGACGCTCTGCCGAACGTTGCGCGGCGGGGGCGACTCCCCCGACTCGACCGCGCCGATGTACTCGGCGAGGTCCGCGACGGTCTCCGCCTCCTCTGACGACTGCAGTCGTTCGATGACGTGGCGGCGCCTGTCGTTGCGCAGTACGTCGTGTATATCGGACTGGTCGAGGCTGTCTTCGTCTCCGCGCCGGGTTGTTCCCACCGTCCCGGCCCCTCCCGTGTGCATTACACCCCTCCTTTCGACCGGAGGAACATCAACTTATCTGTGTACTATAATTTCTGATAAGCAGGATTTTTCGAAATCAGAGACAGTCACGAGAGCCACTCGTCGGGCTTCGTGTCGTAGTCGACGTCGGTGGCTTTGATGCGCGCTTCGATATCGGCCGCCAGGTCGAACAGTTCGAACTCCTCGCCGTCGTAGCGGATGCGTTTCCCCACTTCGACGGGCGTCGGTTCGCGGTTGCGGCGGCGGGCCACCTCCACGTCGTGGTCGTCGTACTCCTTGACGATGGTCGCGATGTTCACCGGGCGACCCCAGAGGTCGTAGATGCGTTCGAGGACGCCGCGCGCCTGTCCCATATCGAGCATGATGCCGTTGTACTGGTGGGCCAACAGCAGTTCGCCGCGGTTCTCGAAGTTGCCGTCGAAGACGACGATGGTGGGCTTGCCGAAGTTCGTGAACTGCAAGAGCAGTTTCTTCTTGACGTCCTCGTAGTCCACGGAGGCGACGCGGTACTCGCCCGTCGACTGCGTGAACTCGTAGGTGAAGTAGTGGTTGTCCTTGACGAACTCCTGGGTGAGGAACGCGTCGATGAACGTCACGTCGTTGTGGCTCTCGCGTATCTCGCGCATCCGGTCCCACCCGACGGAGTAGTCCACGTCGGCGATGGCCTCCTCGACGGTGTCGTACACCTCGTCGTCGAACATGTACCGCGAGAGGCGTTCGAGTTCCGACCGGCGCACCCGCCGGAGGAACCCGCGGTTCTGCGGTTTCACGAGCGAGAAATGCCGTTCGACGAGGCCCTCGTAGGTGAGCACCTTCCACGGGTAGGCGTCGACGTCGACGTCCTCGCCCGACAGCGCCCGGTCCAGCGTCTCCCAGTCGACGCGCGGGTCGTCCTCGTCCAGTTCGGCGAGGAGGTCCAGCGTGTCCGAACGGACGCCGTCGATGGCCGGGTCCGGCGCGAGCAGTTCCTGCACCTCCTCGAAGTCGATGGCGTCGTGGAAGTTGCGCCACGAGACGCCCTTCACGCGCAGGAGTTTGTCGGCCACCTCCCGCCGGTTCGTCGTGTTCTCGATGTACTCCCACAGCTCTTTGCCGAGTTTGTACGGGTTGAGGCCCGGAGAGCCGAGAACGCGCGCCTGGTGGTCGGCGTAGGTGAGGAACTCGTCGGTGCCGGCGAACCGCTCTTCGCCCATCATGAGCGACTCCCAGTAGGCGGCCCACCCCTCGTTCATCACCTTCGTCATCTTCTGGGCGGCGAAGTAGTACGACTCCGTCCGGAGCATGTCGAGGACGTCCTTCTGCCACTCCTCCATCTCGACGGCCTTGCCCTCCTCCTCGTCGTAGTAGGTGCCGTGCTCGCGCAGGTACGCCAGCACGTCCCGGCGCGGGGCGTCGAGTCGCGCCGCCTCCGCCTCCACCTCGGCGAGTTCGTCCAACCACTCCTCTTTGAACACCTGTCTGCGGACGTCCTCGGAGATGTCCATCTCGTCCAACCGTTTGCGCAGGTCCTCGGGTTGGACCCGTTCGCGCCCGTCGGCCGCGTCCGCGATGGTGCGGTGCTGGTCGATGTTGTCCTCGAGACAGAGCACGGCGTCGATGAACCGCTCGACGTCCTCCCTGTCTATCTCCGGGTCGTCCGTGTACCCCTGGATGGTCTCGGCGTGCCGTTCGAGCATCGCCGCCGCGTCCAGGTCCGACTCGCCGGAGAACATCCCGAACCACTCGTTGTTGGCGAAGAAGTCGGCGTGCGCCTCGACGTGCGTGATGACCGCCTTCTGGTCGGCCAGCGAGTTCGACTCCTGGAGGAAGGCGTGGGAGGGGTTGTCGTTGTTGACGATCTCGAACGCCTTGCCCATGCCGAACTGGTCCTGTTTCTGCTGGCGGTCGTACGACATCCCCCACCGCCAGTGCGGATACCGGCGCTGGAACCCGCCGTAGGCGATGAGTTGGTTCATGTCCTCGTAGTCGACCACCCAGTAGTTCACCGGGTACGGGTCGAGGCCGAGTTTCCGGGCGAGGTTACCCGCCTCGCGGACGGGTTCCTCCAGTTGCTCGGCCGCCTTCTGTGCGATGTGTCTGAATCGTCTCATGGTTGTGCTCGCGGTTTCTCCGCCTCGGTACTGAGGATGGAGTAGATGGCGTCTATCACGTCCTCGGGTGAGGAGACGTGCGCGACGACGACGTTGTCCTGGTCCTCCAAGGCCTTCTCCACCTCCTCGGCGTGCGTGGCGTTGATGGCCGTGCCCCCCGGTTGGGTCTCCACGTAGGCGTGGAGGTTCGCGTCTATCTCTCTCATCAGGGGGACGACGTTCTCCGTGGTGTCGTTCGAGGAGTTCTCCGAGTCGCCGGCGGCGAACACGTAGCGGTTCCACTCCGCCCACGGGTACTGCTCGTCGAGAATCTCCTTGGCGAGGGCGTACGCCGACGAGATGCGGGTGCCGCCGCCCGAGCGGATGCCGAAGAACTCGTCGCGGTCGACCTGCCACGCCTCGGCGTCGTGGGCGATGTAGACGAACTCGGCGTTGTCGTACTTGCCCGTGAGGTACCAATCCAGTGGCGTGAACGTCCGCTCGACCAGTTCGCGCTTCTTCTCGCGCATCGACCCCGAGACGTCGCGGATGTTCACCACGACGACGTTCTTCTCCTTCTCCTCGATTATCTCGGGGTGGCGGTAGCGCTCGTCGTCGCGGCGGAACGGGATGTTGCGCAGGCCGTCCCGGCGGATGCGCTGGAGCGTCGTCGACCGCTCGACGTTCTCCTCCATCTCCTCGAAGGAGGCCCACGTGTCCCGTTCGTCGTCGGGAATCTTCCGCCACTCGTCCTCGATCCACGGCAGCGACACGAGGATGTTCTGCTCGCGGCACCACTGGTAGACCGACTGGGCGTCCTGGCCCTCGACTTTCATCGCCTCGCGGACGAAGTCGTCGTCGAAGTCCATCGCGAGTTTCCGCTTCAGTCCCTCCTTGAACAGGTGTTCGAAATCGAGGGTGCTGTGCGGCCCCGTCCGGGTGATGTCCGTGAAGTCGCCCTCCTTCTCCTCGACGACTTGCTTGCCCTTCGGTTCGAGGTCGAGGCCGAGTTCCTCGTCGAGTTCCTGGGCGAACTCCTCGGGGTCCATCTGGTAGTACTCGTGCTCGCCGCCCTCCTCGCCGGGGTCGCCGTCCTCGTCGCCGTCGCCGGGTTGGGGCTGGCCGACGGGTTGGCCCACGTCGGGCGTGCCGCCCTTCCCCTGCCCGACGCCGCCCTGATCGAGGCGGTCGTACTCGAACTTCGGGAGGTCGACGACCTTGATGGGTATCTTGATGCTGTTCGGGCCGGACCCGCCGAGGTCGCCGTAGCTGATGAACTCCTCTAAATCCTCGCGGCGGTCCTCGCCGACCTCACGGAACCGTTCGATGTCCTCTCTCAGTCCCATCGATGGCGCACCTCGTTCATGACCGCCCGCGAGGTGAGTTCCGCGGACGCCGGGGAGTAGCCGCTCTCTACCATCTCCGCTATCGTTCGTTCTTTCACGCGTGCTGTCTCGGTGTTCGTCGGCGGGTCGTCCCACTGGGCGGGGTCGAAGTCCTCGAACAGGCGGCGGACGTCGTCCCAGCCGTGGGTCTCAAGCACCGTCCGGATAACGGGTATCTCCGAGAGGTCCACGTCGGCGACGGTGAACCCCTCGTCTCTGTTCTCCCACGCGAAGCGGTTCAGCGCGGTGATGACCTTCTCGCGGCGGAACCGCTCGACCGCCTCTGAGGGGTCGTTCCCGGCGTAGTCGCTCTCGGCGAACCGTCCGAGGTGTTCGACCTCGAACAGTTTCATCAATAGCGCGTCGGGTTCGACCGGGCCGCGGTCGGTCTCTATCTGGTCGCCCGCGTCCCACGCGTACACGTGCTCGACGTACTCCTCGACGGTCTCCTGTTCGACGTGCTTGTCCGCGAGGATGGCCGCGAGCACGTCCTCCTCCTGCTGGTCGAACACGCGGTCTTTCACGACGGCGACGCGGCCCTCGTACTCGGTTCGCTCGGCCCGCGAGAAGACCGGCGCCTCGTGGAGGCCCTCGGCCATCGCCTCCAGCAGGTCGTCGGGCATGATGACCGTGCCGACGTCCAACTCGGGGTGGTGTCTGTCGCGGTCCTCGTGCAGGAGGTCCGCGATGACGTCGCGGGTGAACGTCACGGGAATCCCGTGGGTGCCCTCGTCGTCGGTGTCGAAGTCGAACTCCTCGATGCCCTCGCGGACGTCGCCGTCCTGGAGGTAGCCGCGGTCGAACAGCATCGCCTTGTCGACGAGGCTGTAGCCGTCGGGCACGTCGTCGCCGTCGAGGCGGGAGACGACCGAGTACAGCGCCGCCGCCTCGACGGCGTGCGGCGCGAGTTCGCGTCGCGTTATCTCGCCGGGCCCGCCGCGCACGTCCACGAACAGTCCCTCGCGGATGCGCGTCTCCAGTTCCCGACGCTCCTCGACGTCCCACACGTCCGTCTCGTTGGTCAGTTCGCGGCGGATGAGTTCGGTCTCCAAGGAGACGTTCGTCAGGTACCGGAACTCGTGTTTGTCGAGGCGGCGCTTCAGCGCCTTCAGCGGGTCGCGCCCGTTGCGGTCGGAGTACTTGTCGAGTTCCACGTCCAGGTCCGGGTTCGAGATGATGAGCAGTTGCGTGTCGATGTCCATCCCGATGCCCTTGTCCAGTTTCACGTGGCTCTCGTCGGGCACGTTCAGGAGCTTCTGCAACAGGTCCGCGTGCTGCGTCGCGTCCTCGACGATGGTGAGCAGGCCGTTACCCTGCGAGAGGACGCCGTCGTAGCTGAACGCCTGCGGGTTCTTCCGCCCGCGCGAGTCGAGTTCGCGGAGCATGCTCGGCATCCACGACCCGACGAGTCGCTCCTTCGGCGTGCCGTCGTCCTCGGAGTGGAGGACGCCGATACCGCGTCCCACGTCGACGACGTAGTTCTTCACCCGGAGGTGTTTCGGGTCGCTGACGGCGCTGAACAGTTCCCGCTTGCCGTCCCGGCGGTACTTCTCCTCGAGGTAGTCGTACGCCTCCCGGCAGAACGGGTCGAGTTCCTCGTCCAGTGAGGCCGGGATGTGGTCGGTCGCGGCGTCGTTCAGGTCCGCCAAGAGGTCCCGGCGCACCTCCGCGGGAAACACCGACAGCGGGTGCGACTGCACCGGACTCTCGTACCAGTCGGCCTCCTCCTCGGGGCCGTCCATCTCGCCGCCGTAGGAGAGCCCCCTGCTGTCGGAGGCGGTGTTGACGTTCCACTCGACGGTGTAACGCCGCCCCTCTTCCGTCTTCGAGTACTCCCGCAGACCGTTGATGAGACAGCGTTTCAACTCGGATTTGCCCGTCGCCGTCGGCCCGTCGAACCAGATTATCTTCTCGCTCTTGCCGCGTTCGGCGGCGATGGTCCGCAGGTCGTCGACGAAGCGGTTCAGCACCTCGGTGTTGCCGAGGACGGCGTGCTCGCCGTCGTTGGCCGGGTCGTCGAAGAAGCGGTAGCGCTCGCGCTCCTCGCCCTCCTCGATGACCGTTCGGGTGCCCGCGGCCTCGATGGCCGAGAGGAGGTACTTCGAGGCGTGCGAGGCGATGGCCGGCGACTCGAACGCGGCGTCGACGTACTCCGCGAGGCTCATCGGCTCCTCGTAGGTGCCCCGGAGGCGCTCGTCCGCCCGACGGATGTAGTCTCTCGTTGGCGTCATGCTATGCTACCCTTCCAACTCGGTCTTTGCCACCTCCGCGCCGGCGAACTCTAACACCTCTCTCGCGCCGTCGCGCGAGTAGCCCTGTTCGACGAGGGCGTCCACCCACGCGTTGCGCTCGTCGTCGTCCAGTTCGTTGGCGCTGACCAGCGCGGAGAAGTTGATGTTGTGCTTCTTGTCCTCCCAGAGTTTGCGCTCGAGGGCGCGGCGGAGTCTGTCGTTGTCCTGCGGGTCGAACGCCTGGCCCTCGCGGGCGCGGCGGGACACCCAGTTCGACACTTCCTGACGGAAGTCGTCCTTCCTGTCCTCGGGGATGTCGAGTTTCTCCTCGACGGAGCGCAGGAACTTCTCGTCGGGTTCCTGCTCGCGGCCGGTGAGTTCGTCCTGCACGGTGGCGTCGTCGATGTAGGCCATCACGTGGTCCATGTACTTCTCGCCCTGCCGCTGAATCTCGTCCAAGTCGTAGGCGAGGGCGTGGCGCACGTCCTCGATGGCGCGCTCTTTGTACTCCTCGCGGACCATCTCGAGGTAGCGGTGGTAGCGTTCGAGGTTGTCCTCGGGGATGGAGCCGTGGTTTTCGAGGTTCTCGCCGAAGTGGGTGAACACCGACAGCGGCGAGAGGTAGCCGCGGCCGCGGTGCGTCGAGTCCATGATGGCCTCGGCTATCTCGTCGCCGATGAAGCGGGCGGAGACGCCCTCCATCCCCTCGCCGATGTCCGTCTTCGATTCGGCCTCCTCGCGGA contains:
- a CDS encoding YeaH/YhbH family protein — encoded protein: MGLREDIERFREVGEDRREDLEEFISYGDLGGSGPNSIKIPIKVVDLPKFEYDRLDQGGVGQGKGGTPDVGQPVGQPQPGDGDEDGDPGEEGGEHEYYQMDPEEFAQELDEELGLDLEPKGKQVVEEKEGDFTDITRTGPHSTLDFEHLFKEGLKRKLAMDFDDDFVREAMKVEGQDAQSVYQWCREQNILVSLPWIEDEWRKIPDDERDTWASFEEMEENVERSTTLQRIRRDGLRNIPFRRDDERYRHPEIIEEKEKNVVVVNIRDVSGSMREKKRELVERTFTPLDWYLTGKYDNAEFVYIAHDAEAWQVDRDEFFGIRSGGGTRISSAYALAKEILDEQYPWAEWNRYVFAAGDSENSSNDTTENVVPLMREIDANLHAYVETQPGGTAINATHAEEVEKALEDQDNVVVAHVSSPEDVIDAIYSILSTEAEKPRAQP
- a CDS encoding DUF7344 domain-containing protein encodes the protein MHTGGAGTVGTTRRGDEDSLDQSDIHDVLRNDRRRHVIERLQSSEEAETVADLAEYIGAVESGESPPPRNVRQSVYVSLHQTHLPKLDELGIVTYDSDRKTVALAEAADEVTVYMEVVPKYGISWAEYYLGLGLLGLLSILGSGIGVPTLSAAGPAVLGGVFFLLLVVSSTYQLVDQRSSVFHRFGADDTPEFEAATADED
- a CDS encoding PrkA family serine protein kinase, which codes for MTPTRDYIRRADERLRGTYEEPMSLAEYVDAAFESPAIASHASKYLLSAIEAAGTRTVIEEGEERERYRFFDDPANDGEHAVLGNTEVLNRFVDDLRTIAAERGKSEKIIWFDGPTATGKSELKRCLINGLREYSKTEEGRRYTVEWNVNTASDSRGLSYGGEMDGPEEEADWYESPVQSHPLSVFPAEVRRDLLADLNDAATDHIPASLDEELDPFCREAYDYLEEKYRRDGKRELFSAVSDPKHLRVKNYVVDVGRGIGVLHSEDDGTPKERLVGSWMPSMLRELDSRGRKNPQAFSYDGVLSQGNGLLTIVEDATQHADLLQKLLNVPDESHVKLDKGIGMDIDTQLLIISNPDLDVELDKYSDRNGRDPLKALKRRLDKHEFRYLTNVSLETELIRRELTNETDVWDVEERRELETRIREGLFVDVRGGPGEITRRELAPHAVEAAALYSVVSRLDGDDVPDGYSLVDKAMLFDRGYLQDGDVREGIEEFDFDTDDEGTHGIPVTFTRDVIADLLHEDRDRHHPELDVGTVIMPDDLLEAMAEGLHEAPVFSRAERTEYEGRVAVVKDRVFDQQEEDVLAAILADKHVEQETVEEYVEHVYAWDAGDQIETDRGPVEPDALLMKLFEVEHLGRFAESDYAGNDPSEAVERFRREKVITALNRFAWENRDEGFTVADVDLSEIPVIRTVLETHGWDDVRRLFEDFDPAQWDDPPTNTETARVKERTIAEMVESGYSPASAELTSRAVMNEVRHRWD
- a CDS encoding SpoVR family protein, whose translation is MRRFRHIAQKAAEQLEEPVREAGNLARKLGLDPYPVNYWVVDYEDMNQLIAYGGFQRRYPHWRWGMSYDRQQKQDQFGMGKAFEIVNNDNPSHAFLQESNSLADQKAVITHVEAHADFFANNEWFGMFSGESDLDAAAMLERHAETIQGYTDDPEIDREDVERFIDAVLCLEDNIDQHRTIADAADGRERVQPEDLRKRLDEMDISEDVRRQVFKEEWLDELAEVEAEAARLDAPRRDVLAYLREHGTYYDEEEGKAVEMEEWQKDVLDMLRTESYYFAAQKMTKVMNEGWAAYWESLMMGEERFAGTDEFLTYADHQARVLGSPGLNPYKLGKELWEYIENTTNRREVADKLLRVKGVSWRNFHDAIDFEEVQELLAPDPAIDGVRSDTLDLLAELDEDDPRVDWETLDRALSGEDVDVDAYPWKVLTYEGLVERHFSLVKPQNRGFLRRVRRSELERLSRYMFDDEVYDTVEEAIADVDYSVGWDRMREIRESHNDVTFIDAFLTQEFVKDNHYFTYEFTQSTGEYRVASVDYEDVKKKLLLQFTNFGKPTIVVFDGNFENRGELLLAHQYNGIMLDMGQARGVLERIYDLWGRPVNIATIVKEYDDHDVEVARRRNREPTPVEVGKRIRYDGEEFELFDLAADIEARIKATDVDYDTKPDEWLS
- a CDS encoding DASH family cryptochrome, with product MTETALVWFRRDLRVRDNPTLAAAADADRLIPVYCFDPREYGLREYGGERSFRFRKTGSHRVRFRRESVADLRESLSARGSGLVVRRGRPEEVLPELAAAVDADRVFAQTLPAPEEVAVENRATAALRDRGLAVHRFWTHTLYHVADLPTPFTAVDDTYTPFRKAVEAEASVRDPVGVPDLPSPPASVGSGRVPAGEIPSPVDLDEALSDPTPDERAVHSFPGGEGAGRDRLKQYLWRGDHLREYKETRNGMLGADYSSKLSPWLNEGCLSPRAVEREVRRYEDERVANESTYWLLFELLWRDFFQFQSRKHGGAFFRREGIRERTDLAWRGDGERLRRWKAGETGVPFVDANVRELVETGYVSNRGRQNAASFLANDLGVDWRRGAAFFETHLVDYDPCSNYGNWAYVAGVGNDSRDRSFDVLGQARTYDPDAEYVKTWLPELDALSPERAHEPWTMSEAEQEASGVRLGVDYPEPVVRPDG